A single window of Venturia canescens isolate UGA chromosome 3, ASM1945775v1, whole genome shotgun sequence DNA harbors:
- the mRpS26 gene encoding probable 28S ribosomal protein S26, mitochondrial — translation MISLANGALVTRSLITTEFLGLNVVHSQTVRWRKPMWLGTAKSKIFRVPVKPVIPKEEMDEIKRLFNNYRTQRESIRRYFIEVEAQNMIQFDEEVVRKEEEEDFMRCKQINDEWNKELAKLREKREFEALEARKEKVLENIMKKEERDKMLLEQIEEKVRKAKAEVHTFITEETIDRAIEEALGNVVNYNVAIDTEGNRYEGKYEPPVNESTKVRLRAEQ, via the exons ATGATATCTTTGGCAAACGGAGCACTCGTAACTCGGTCTCTGATCACCACTGAATTCCTTGGCCTCAATGTTGTGCACTCACAAACTGTACGATGGAGAAAACCTATGTGGTTGGGTAcagcaaaatcaaaaattttcagagTACCGGTGAAGCCGGTTATTCCAAAAGAAGAAATGGACGAGATTAAGCGTTTGTTCAACAATTATAGAACACAACGTGAATCCATAAG GCGGTACTTCATAGAGGTAGAAGCTCAGAATATGATCCAATTCGACGAAGAAGTGGTGAGaaaagaggaggaagaagattTCATGAGATGCAAGCAAATAAACGACGAATGGAACAAAGAGCTCGCAAAGCTTCGAGAAAAGCGCGAGTTCGAGGCATTGGAAGCTCGTAAAGAAAAGGTGTTGGagaatataatgaaaaaagaggAGAGAGACAAAATGTTGTTGGAACAAATAGAggaaaaagtacgaaaagCAAAGGCCGAAGTTCACACGTTTATTACGGAGGAAACGATCGATCGGGCGATCGAGGAGGCTCTTGGTAACGTGGTCAATTACAACGTTGCAATTGATACGGAAGGTAACAGATACGAGGGCAAATACGAGCCACCGGTAAACGAATCGACCAAAGTACGATTGCGCGCTGAACAATAA